GTCTGCCTGCCGAACGGTTGGCAATGGTGCGAGCTGGAATGGCAGACTGCATGTCCTTGCCATTTACCAGGAGACTCTCGATGCAATACCTGCACACCATGGTGCGCGTCAGCGATCTCGATGCCTCGCTGGATTTCTATTGCAACAAGCTCGGGCTGCAGGAAATGAGCCGTCGCGATGTCGAGGCAGGGCGCTTCACCCTGGTATTCCTTGCGGCGCCCGAGGACCTGGCGCTGGCCCGCGAACGCCAGGCGCCGATGCTGGAGCTCACCTACAACTGGGATCCCGAGGATTATGATGGCGGGCGCAATTTCGGCCACCTGGCGTTTCGCGTCGAAGACATCTACGGCCTCTGCCAGTCTTTGCAGGATGCCGGCATCACCATCAATCGACCACCGCGTGACGGGCACA
This portion of the Gammaproteobacteria bacterium genome encodes:
- a CDS encoding VOC family protein; its protein translation is MQYLHTMVRVSDLDASLDFYCNKLGLQEMSRRDVEAGRFTLVFLAAPEDLALARERQAPMLELTYNWDPEDYDGGRNFGHLAFRVEDIYGLCQSLQDAGITINRPPRDGHMAFVRSPDGISIELLQKGESLPPQEPWKSMENTGSW